One window of the Pyrus communis chromosome 17, drPyrComm1.1, whole genome shotgun sequence genome contains the following:
- the LOC137723580 gene encoding prolyl 4-hydroxylase 1 isoform X1 produces the protein MAAPMKFVFGLLTFVTVGMIIGALFQLAFIRRLEDSYGSEFPSPRKVRRSLNDGYRQLPGGAHWSNDKEAEILRLGYVKPEVISWEPRIIVLHKFLSMEECDYLRTLASPRLQVSTVVDVRTGKGIKSNVRTSSGMFLSPEEKKYPMIQAIEKRIAVFSQVPIENGELIQVLRYEKDQYYKPHHDYFSDTFNLKRGGQRVATILMYLSDNVEGGETIFPMASSGKCTCGGRAVTGLSVKPTKGDAVLFWSMNLEGKEDPTSIHGGCEVLSGEKWSATKWMRQKRTS, from the exons ATGGCTGCTCCGATGAAGTTTGTATTCGGGCTGCTAACCTTTGTCACTGTCGGAATGATCATAG GTGCTTTGTTTCAATTGGCATTTATACGAAGATTAGAAGACTCATATG GCTCTGAGTTTCCATCTCCTAGAAAAGTGCGTAGAAGTCTAAATGATGGTTATCGTCAGTTGCCCGGAG GTGCTCATTGGAGCAATGATAAAGAAGCAGAAATTTTACGCCTGGGATAT GTCAAACCTGAAGTAATCAGCTGGGAGCCTCGAATAATTGTACTTCATAAGTTCTTGAGCATGGAG GAATGTGACTACCTTAGAACTCTTGCCTCGCCTCGCCTTCAAGTCTCCACTGTAGTGGATGTAAGAACAGGAAAG GGAATAAAGAGTAATGTTCGCACAAGTTCTGGTATGTTCTTGAGTCCCGAAGAGAAAAAGTACCCGATGATACag GCAATTGAAAAGCGTATTGCTGTGTTTTCTCAAGTGCCAATAGAAAATGGGGAGCTCATTCAAGTTTTAAG GTACGAAAAGGATCAGTATTACAAACCTCACCATGACTACTTCTCTGACACT TTTAACTTGAAACGTGGTGGTCAGCGAGTAGCAACAATTCTGATGTATTTGAGTGATAATGTTGAGGGCGGAGAGACCATTTTCCCTATG GCTAGTTCAGGTAAATGTACCTGCGGTGGACGAGCTGTCACAGGTTTGTCTGTGAAGCCAACTAAAGGGGATGCAGTACTTTTTTGGAGCATG AATCTTGAAGGAAAAGAGGATCCGACGAGCATACATGGAGGGTGTGAGGTACTATCCGGGGAAAAGTGGTCGGCTACAAAATGGATGAGGCAAAAACGTACCTCTTAG
- the LOC137723147 gene encoding mitochondrial import receptor subunit TOM40-1-like — protein sequence MAGLVPPPPPTAAADTIPKPKEDEKVDYLNLPCPIPYEEIHREALMSLKPELFEGMRFDFTKGLNQRFSLSHSVFMGPTEVPSQSPETIKIPTAHYEFGANFIDPKLMLFGRIMTDGRLNARVKCDLSENLTLKANSQLTNEPHMSHGMVNFDYKGKDYRSQFQLGNGALFGANYIQSVTPHLALGGEVFWAGQHRKSGIGYAARYNTEKMVATGQVASTGMVALSYVQKVSDKVSLASDFMYNYMSRDVTASFGYDYILRQCRLRGKIDSNGTVAAFLEERLNMGLNFVLSAEIDHRKKDYKFGFGLTVGE from the exons ATGGCGGGCCTcgttcctcctcctcctccaaccGCCGCGGCTGATACTATTCCGAAGCCGAAGGAGGATGAGAAAGTGGATTACTTGAATCTTCCTTGCCCTATTCCCTATGAGGAGATCCACCGTGAAGCTCTCA TGTCTTTAAAGCCGGAACTGTTTGAGGGGATGCGCTTTGATTTCACCAAAGGACTCAATCAGAGGTTCTCACTCAGTCACAG CGTGTTCATGGGACCTACCGAGGTTCCTTCACAATCTCCCGAAACTATTAAAATTCCCACTGCTCACTATGAGTTTGGTGCCAACTTTATAGATCCAAAG TTGATGCTTTTTGGGAGAATCATGACTGATGGGAGGCTTAATGCAAGAGTAAAGTGTGATTTATCTGAGAATCTTACTTTGAAGGCCAATTCTCAG CTTACCAACGAGCCTCACATGTCGCATGGCATGGTCAATTTTGATTACAAG GGAAAAGATTACAGGTCACAGTTTCAACTAGGAAATGGTGCACTGTTTGGAGCAAACTACATTCAG AGTGTGACCCCCCATCTCGCTTTGGGTGGTGAAGTGTTCTGGGCCGGTCAGCATCGGAAGTCTGGTATTGGCTATGCTGCTCGGTATAACACAGAAAAGATG GTTGCCACAGGGCAAGTCGCTAGCACTGGAATGGTTGCTCTTAGCTATGTACAAAAGGTTTCTGATAAG GTTTCTCTCGCATCAGATTTCATGTACAACTACATGTCAAGAGATGTCACAGCTAGTTTTGGTTATGATTACATTCTTCGACAG TGCCGTCTTAGAGGAAAGATTGATTCCAATGGCACCGTAGCTGCATTTTTGGAAGAGCGACTAAATATGGGTCttaattttgttctttctgCAGAG ATTGATCACAGAAAGAAAGACTACAAATTCGGGTTTGGGTTGACTGTGGGAGAGTAG
- the LOC137723580 gene encoding prolyl 4-hydroxylase 1 isoform X3, translating into MMVIVSCPEVGAHWSNDKEAEILRLGYVKPEVISWEPRIIVLHKFLSMEECDYLRTLASPRLQVSTVVDVRTGKGIKSNVRTSSGMFLSPEEKKYPMIQAIEKRIAVFSQVPIENGELIQVLRYEKDQYYKPHHDYFSDTFNLKRGGQRVATILMYLSDNVEGGETIFPMASSGKCTCGGRAVTGLSVKPTKGDAVLFWSMNLEGKEDPTSIHGGCEVLSGEKWSATKWMRQKRTS; encoded by the exons ATGATGGTTATCGTCAGTTGCCCGGAGGTTG GTGCTCATTGGAGCAATGATAAAGAAGCAGAAATTTTACGCCTGGGATAT GTCAAACCTGAAGTAATCAGCTGGGAGCCTCGAATAATTGTACTTCATAAGTTCTTGAGCATGGAG GAATGTGACTACCTTAGAACTCTTGCCTCGCCTCGCCTTCAAGTCTCCACTGTAGTGGATGTAAGAACAGGAAAG GGAATAAAGAGTAATGTTCGCACAAGTTCTGGTATGTTCTTGAGTCCCGAAGAGAAAAAGTACCCGATGATACag GCAATTGAAAAGCGTATTGCTGTGTTTTCTCAAGTGCCAATAGAAAATGGGGAGCTCATTCAAGTTTTAAG GTACGAAAAGGATCAGTATTACAAACCTCACCATGACTACTTCTCTGACACT TTTAACTTGAAACGTGGTGGTCAGCGAGTAGCAACAATTCTGATGTATTTGAGTGATAATGTTGAGGGCGGAGAGACCATTTTCCCTATG GCTAGTTCAGGTAAATGTACCTGCGGTGGACGAGCTGTCACAGGTTTGTCTGTGAAGCCAACTAAAGGGGATGCAGTACTTTTTTGGAGCATG AATCTTGAAGGAAAAGAGGATCCGACGAGCATACATGGAGGGTGTGAGGTACTATCCGGGGAAAAGTGGTCGGCTACAAAATGGATGAGGCAAAAACGTACCTCTTAG
- the LOC137723580 gene encoding prolyl 4-hydroxylase 1 isoform X2 has product MAAPMKFVFGLLTFVTVGMIIGALFQLAFIRRLEDSYGAHWSNDKEAEILRLGYVKPEVISWEPRIIVLHKFLSMEECDYLRTLASPRLQVSTVVDVRTGKGIKSNVRTSSGMFLSPEEKKYPMIQAIEKRIAVFSQVPIENGELIQVLRYEKDQYYKPHHDYFSDTFNLKRGGQRVATILMYLSDNVEGGETIFPMASSGKCTCGGRAVTGLSVKPTKGDAVLFWSMNLEGKEDPTSIHGGCEVLSGEKWSATKWMRQKRTS; this is encoded by the exons ATGGCTGCTCCGATGAAGTTTGTATTCGGGCTGCTAACCTTTGTCACTGTCGGAATGATCATAG GTGCTTTGTTTCAATTGGCATTTATACGAAGATTAGAAGACTCATATG GTGCTCATTGGAGCAATGATAAAGAAGCAGAAATTTTACGCCTGGGATAT GTCAAACCTGAAGTAATCAGCTGGGAGCCTCGAATAATTGTACTTCATAAGTTCTTGAGCATGGAG GAATGTGACTACCTTAGAACTCTTGCCTCGCCTCGCCTTCAAGTCTCCACTGTAGTGGATGTAAGAACAGGAAAG GGAATAAAGAGTAATGTTCGCACAAGTTCTGGTATGTTCTTGAGTCCCGAAGAGAAAAAGTACCCGATGATACag GCAATTGAAAAGCGTATTGCTGTGTTTTCTCAAGTGCCAATAGAAAATGGGGAGCTCATTCAAGTTTTAAG GTACGAAAAGGATCAGTATTACAAACCTCACCATGACTACTTCTCTGACACT TTTAACTTGAAACGTGGTGGTCAGCGAGTAGCAACAATTCTGATGTATTTGAGTGATAATGTTGAGGGCGGAGAGACCATTTTCCCTATG GCTAGTTCAGGTAAATGTACCTGCGGTGGACGAGCTGTCACAGGTTTGTCTGTGAAGCCAACTAAAGGGGATGCAGTACTTTTTTGGAGCATG AATCTTGAAGGAAAAGAGGATCCGACGAGCATACATGGAGGGTGTGAGGTACTATCCGGGGAAAAGTGGTCGGCTACAAAATGGATGAGGCAAAAACGTACCTCTTAG